Proteins from a single region of Hermetia illucens chromosome 3, iHerIll2.2.curated.20191125, whole genome shotgun sequence:
- the LOC119651001 gene encoding tigger transposable element-derived protein 1-like, producing the protein MKKRKKIPDMLKSIIDEGGYSPSQVFNVDETGLYWKRLPSRTFIILPRKKLQHHASKSPKAGLHMFWAEMPLAIFKLKPLLVYHSENPRVLKNISKTTLPVIWKHNKKAWVTTALFAEWFRNEFCPGIKEYSRKNNLSHKVLLLGDNAPGHPATLNQSDENVKAVFLPPNTTSLLQPMDQGVNATFKASASNFRAVGGFNESDEEDIFDVINTPEVPLSNELLNIVTDDTETQQNLDEREKQFPSKKICKFSEHIEKTLKYLKDYRGIDRRKTVSFSISKNVERYRKLYKS; encoded by the exons ATGAAGAAGCGAAAAAAAATACCCGATATGCTTAAAAGTATTATTGATGAAGGCGGTTACAGCCCAAGCCAAGTTTTTAATGTCGATGAGACAGGACTTTACTGGAAGCGTTTACCATCACGTACATTTATAATACTTCCAAGGAAGAAGCTGCAACACCACGCTTCAAAGTCTCCAAAGGCAGGCTTACACATGTTTTGGGCGGAAATGCCGCTCGCCATTTTCAAACTGAAGCCTCTACTGGTGTACCATTCGGAAAATCCAAGGGTCTTAaagaatatttcgaaaaccacgCTGCCAGTCATTTGGAAACATAATAAAAAGGCCTGGGTAACTACGGCGTTATTCGCTGAATGGTTTAGAAATGAATTTTGTCCAGGAATCAAAGAATACTCTAGGAAGAACAACTTATCGCACAAGGTTCTGCTTTTAGGCGATAATGCTCCTGGACATCCCGCAACTCTCAACCAAAGCGATGAAAATGTGAAAGCGGTCTTCCTACCGCCAAATACCACTTCCCTGCTGCAACCCATGGACCAAGGTGTAAATGCTACCTTTAAAGCATCTGCGTCGAACTTTCGGGCAGTTGGTG GCTTTAACGAAAGCGATGAAGAGGATATATTTGACGTAATTAATACTCCTGAagtgccactttccaacgaattGTTGAATATTGTAACAGATGACACAGAAACACAACAAAATTTAGACGAGCGAGAAAAACAGTTTCCAtccaaaaaaatttgcaaattttcggAACACATTGAGAAGACGTTGAAGTATTTGAAGGATTATCGAGGCATTGATAGAAGGAAGACGGTGTCCTTTTCAATAAGCAAAAATGTTGAACGTTATCGGAAATTGTACAAATCATGA